A single Xenopus laevis strain J_2021 chromosome 3S, Xenopus_laevis_v10.1, whole genome shotgun sequence DNA region contains:
- the adck2.S gene encoding uncharacterized aarF domain-containing protein kinase 2, with product MLCFWLRQGLSVLPIRGVVQRGASLGRRWRRKVTLYTPIKSIPRVSLICWAAREGTQSALHQSQGAGPLTQECGPQEYTGHRPPPGILIRIIFIIRLGVRAGLLFLKFGPLLCLYPLTFVSVTFSSLWLQLLLKATETSGPACIKLGQWASTRRDLFSEDFCNLFSKLHVKVAPHPWEYTERCLRRAFGTNWNQALRFHSRDPVGSGCVAQVYKAYAHLSAIGHFNLQALTDSSDHEMIGYEAWEVPGLMGILGRLWQWRKKNKVVPTDTPGGTSHFQQDTQETPLYPDGSDTPQLIPVAVKVLHPGLTQHVRMDILLMKTWSRLIGWIPGFRWLSLTEMVEEFEKLMTHQIDLRFEARNLEIFQEKFDKAEFIRFPTPLRPLVTRNILVETFEEGETLSLYLREPDAAQIKQRIAGMGVDMLLKMIFTDNFVHADLHPGNILVQGVHQYVTGSPDQTTLVDMCDTLIVDVRPARCPLRLVVLDAGIVAELQEKDLQNLKAVFTAVLLGQGEKVAELILHQARANQCTDVEGYKKDMAELVAEARKRTVALGKLQVAVLLSRLFRILMAYKVKLESNFASVIFAVMVLEGLGRSLDPEVDILEAARPLLLKNAASLLI from the exons atgctttgctTCTGGCTGAGACAGGGGCTCTCTGTTTTGCCCATCAGAGGGGTCGTACAGAGGGGGGCTTCCCTAGGGAGAAGATGGAGGAGGAAGGTAACGCTTTACACCCCAATAAAGTCCATCCCCAGGGTGTCACTGATCTGCTGGGCTGCCAGAGAGGGGACACAATCAGCCCTGCACCAATCACAAGGAGCGGGGCCCCTGACACAGGAATGTGGGCCCCAAGAATATACCGGGCACAGGCCCCCCCCAGGTATCCTCATCAGGATTATCTTCATTATCCGCCTGGGGGTGCGCGCTGGGCTGCTCTTTCTCAAATTTGGGCCCCTTCTGTGTCTTTATCCCCTGACGTTTGTCTCTGTCACATTCTCCTCCCTGTGGCTCCAGCTTTTATTAAAAGCCACCGAGACGTCAGGACCCGCCTGCATTAAACTGGGCCAGTGGGCTAGCACTCGGCGGGACCTTTTCTCTGAAGACTTCTGCAACTTGTTTTCCAAGCTCCACGTTAAGGTGGCCCCCCACCCATGGGAGTACACGGAGCGCTGCTTGCGCCGAGCCTTTGGCACCAACTGGAACCAAGCGCTGAGGTTTCACAGCAGAGATCCGGTGGGCTCCGGTTGTGTGGCCCAGGTCTATAAAGCCTACGCCCATCTCTCCGCTATTGGTCACTTTAACCTTCAGGCTTTGACTGACAGCTCCGACCATGAGATGATTGGTTACGAGGCCTGGGAAGTGCCGGGGCTTATGGGTATCCTTGGGCGCCTTTGGCagtggagaaagaaaaacaaagtagTTCCCACAGACACACCTGGAGGGACATCACATTTCCAACAAGATACCCAGGAAACCCCATTGTACCCCGATGGGTCAGACACCCCACAACTGATTCCTGTGGCTGTAAAA GTCCTACACCCCGGCCTTACCCAACATGTGCGGATGGACATTCTCCTGATGAAGACGTGGAGCCGACTGATTGGCTGGATCCCTGGATTCAGGTGGCTGAGCCTGACGGAGATGGTGGAAGAGTTTGAGAAACTGATGACCCACCAA ATCGACCTGCGCTTTGAAGCTCGCAATCTAGAGATTTTCCAGGAAAAGTTTGACAAGGCGGAATTCATCAGGTTTCCGACCCCCCTGCGACCGTTGGTCACTCGAAATATCCTGGTTGAGACCTTCGAG gAAGGGGAAACGTTGTCCCTGTACCTGCGAGAGCCAGACGCTGCTCAGATAAAACAAAGGATCGCTGGCATGGGGGTGGACATGTTGCTGAAAATG ATATTTACAGATAATTTTGTCCATGCTGACCTGCACCCCGGGAATATCCTGGTGCAAGGGGTTCACCAGTACGTCACCGGTTCCCCGGACCAAACCACCCTGGTGGATATGTGCGACACGCTTATCGTAGACGTGCGGCCGGCCCGTTGCCCGCTCAGGCTGGTGGTGCTCGATGCCGGCATCGTGGCCGAACTGCAGGAAAAGGACCTGCAGAATCTAAAGGCTGTTTTCACGGCTGTACTGCTGGGACAG GGCGAGAAGGTAGCGGAGCTGATCTTACACCAAGCCAGAGCCAATCAGTGCACAGACGTAGAGGGCTACAAGAAGGACATGGCGGAGCTGGTGGCAGAGGCCAGGAAGAGGACAGTTGCTTTGGGAAAG TTGCAAGTGGCGGTTCTGCTGTCTCGGCTTTTTCGGATTCTGATGGCGTACAAG GTAAAGCTCGAGAGCAACTTTGCGTCGGTGATATTTGCTGTTATGGTTCTGGAAGGACTCGGCCGCTCTCTGGATCCGGAGGTGGATATATTGGAGGCGGCTCGGCCTCTCCTGTTGAAAAACGCTGCTTCCCTGCTGATCTAG